Within Plectropomus leopardus isolate mb chromosome 23, YSFRI_Pleo_2.0, whole genome shotgun sequence, the genomic segment CTACTCCAGAGTGGGACATAAGTGCTATTTCTGTTGCTTCCTACGCACCTTCCcaagaagcagaatattttatttaaggaaGAAAGCATCACAGTGCCATAACATCAGAATCATGACAGCTTTTAGGTTTCATCAGGAGATACACAGTAGATTCCAAAGCCTCAAAGATGTCGTGaggatttaaaatgaaaacgtGAAAACAAAGATCTCATCGTATATTTGTGACACCCGTTTTAAGGCATACATAATGCTGTCTGAAACTATTAAATCTATCTTTTCTTTTACATCCAAAAGTCGACCCATATATGCACAACAGGCATTATGAGGCAATTCAAGCAGATTTTCTGTATTATATGTTTATGTAATAACACATAAACTCAAGAGGCTGGAAGTTATGtctcaaaaaaatacataccctcactgtcactgtctgtTCCACAGCATATTCAGCAGGGGGCGACACAAACACTCTCTAAATTTAGAGGTTCAGATGGTTTTGCAATGACATCCCGTCTTATCTGAGAGGCAGCAACAGGTCATTTACCAGGACTGTTCAAAATTGCCTGCAGTTTTGTGAAAGATGTCAGATTAGAAGATTTTAAGTGACACTGGCCTATATATATAAAAGGAAAATGCTTTTGATTTATATCCATAGGAAAAAGCAACCTCAAATTAGATGGAGCACTGCTGCTTAACATTTTGTCCTTGTAGAATATCAAAAATGAAGTAAGCCTCCTCATATACCAGTCcatcttgacattttttaagcaggttattgtttatttcctgttaatatttattaatttaatcttGTTTTGCACAGTTTTGTGCAAAGAACAGTTAATTAGAATGGCTCGTACAAATGCAGACAAAAGCCGGAAGTTACCAAATCCAACAATGCAGTTAGTGTTCTCCTATCTCATAAAGTTAAGGTGATATAAAAGGACAAAATTGCTCCAAATTTCCATCTAAGATTCTCAAACGTAATATATTTAAGGCATGTGGCCCCCTGACTTTAAGGCTCATTTTGGGGTCCTTTCTGTTGGGTCAGTGGgaccaaaaaatgacactttattGATGGGAAGCCAGGTTTCCCATTGTATGGCCAAATAGGCCCCATAAAGACCGTGAGTGACCTTTTGGACTTTGGACGTCCATAGCTTGGAAACGCAAATCGCTAGTAATACAGATGGGGCTTTTCCTAAAGACTCTAAAAGAAATCTCTAACATATGTCGAAATGAgacgatttttaaaaaaccttatTTTTCAAACCCTGattaatgacatgaaaaaagccAGCTTGGTCATACTTAGTCGTAGAGCCACCAAATTTGGTGTGCGTGATGAAAAGAACCTTGGCTGAGGTCCAGAGAAAAGTGGTTATCTACCTACAGAAAGTGTTGTGCCTGAAGGCAGGTAAACGTTTTCACTCTCCTTCAGTCTGGTtatgttttctctctgaaattCACATTGTATGtcctgtatatattttttaatcttaataaaTTACAACTTGGAGCTTCATAAATCTATGGTGCATGTCACAGTGTTTTCACAGGAGATCGGCTTAATCCAGTCCAGGAAAGGGAATGCATGATGGCtgctaggggaaaaaaaatcctattagGTTCAGTTTAAATGTCCCTTTGACATTATTTGAATGCACCAATGGAAGATTAACAACAGCTGCCATTCTACAGACAAAGAAATTCACAGATTGGCACTGGTTAGACTGGACAAGGATCAGAGTCACTGACTGAGGCGGCTGACTGCAGATGAACACACCCGTTGCCATAGTGATCACTCAAATAAGGAAGGCCTgagaatgaaaacatttattatagTTTATTCCTCATGGGAGGCCTTTTACATTCGTTGCACCTTTTCAAAGTTGACTTCAAGCCCAAATATCTGAGCAGAGCCCCTGGGACGCTCGCTTGTTCAAAACCTTTACTTCCTTCAATTGTTCTGTATCATGATATGGCTCATTTCAGTCCCCATGACAGCGTTCACACCATTTACTCACAAGCCTAGTACATACTATTACAATTTATCAAAACAACTATCAAACTTCCTTGCATGCAGGCTATACAATCATTCATCCTACTCATCTACAAGcctattattttgagaaactGTACTATAGtgtacttttttaatgctaGCAACTCACCAGTTAGATCACATGGAGCAAAAGCTGGCATTTAACACCTAAATGCATGATTTAACCCAGGCAGACTTGCATGTGTGGTTTTCACACTGAGGTCTGCTGTATTAACTTTTGAGCTGTTCAAGCTGACTCACAACATcctgtttaaatgtaaaatactaaAAGACCAATGCAACTAAAACaggctaaaaaataaatgcgAAATATTATAAATGTTGGTGAAGGCATGACCTGCCCTACCATGCCTCAAATTGGCTAGTACTTGTTGCTTTTGTTGGTTggtttggtcagatttttgcaAAGCAGTAAGATTTGTTTGAGTAAGGGTAAGGGTCAGAGTAatccaatcagaggcagagtaggaCAGGTATTGCCTTTGCCATAgcagataaaaatgttattgcagCCAcgccaaaggtttaaatgccaTGAATCTTTCTAACTACAGGGggattttgtgttttggagaAATGGTCTATTGGACACATGGGCTTTTGGACCACTGGGACACTTTTTGGATTAATGGGGTTTCGGAATAATGAGCTGTTGGAACAATGGCAGGGCACCAACCAACTTTGTTTTGAatgtatttggtcataaacaaaAGTATCggaaatatttaaatagtaATCTAAATCAAAGGTTGGGAGATCACCAAAGTCggaggattcatcctctggggatcatgaaTTTCTGTACCAAACTTCCATCCAATAGATATCTGTTTTTGACAGGTCAGCATCTCTAGTTCCATACCACATAATTAAAAGTTATCATCATATAACAAGTCAAAATAAGCCCATTTATAAGCatatataaatacttttatGGAATAGCAACCAATACCACCAAAGGAACATATTAAACAGCCTTTAagtggtggaggaagagagTTATGTAAGTGGATGACTAAACCCAAGGCCAAGTATCTGCTTATCTGTTGTCTTTATCACTAAGTGATGCAACACTTAGGACCCTCATGTGCTGATCTTTAATCAGCTGCTCCGCGACATTCCTCAGAGGCAGACATGCTTGAAACAGATTGCTAGTAATAAAGATGCTGCGGGGAATTCAGCATTTCGTTCTTATGAGGCTGTCAAATTGATCAAAGTAATGGGATTCGTCCTCGTTTTGATTTCTCTTGATATTTGACACCAGGTGCAGGGCCCGCAGAAAAAGGAGTACACACAGTCATTGCAAATTGTACCCTGTGAAGATAGAGACACACATAGtagatttttttgataaacaaatcaACTGGAACAAAGGAACACAGTGTACTGCAACGCCTTTGATGGCCATTCTACATGAAATGCTGGATGTTATCAAGGAATGTAAATATGCACTGTGACAAAAGGCTCAACAGGTTTAAGATTAATCACAGATCAGATAAACACTTGAGGCAATAGTGATTTTTTGCTGGTAAACACTATACTTGAAATCACTGAGGTGCATTTTACTGCCCTGGCCACACTGCCTGAGTAAGCAATGCGTGTGACGGCTACCTTGCTGAACTGCTGTGGctcaaaaatctgtgttcacGCTGACAGCACCGTTGGTGctgcgctgctgcagagctgtacGCTGCTATAACTACTGCATTTCTACAATAAAAGCTGGTGCTCCACTAATTTATGAAGCCATGCAAGCCACTGCATTGTCAGTAACACGGCCATGACGATATTTCACAATGAAATGCCTTGTGTTAACAAATGAAGGGATTCagttgacagaaacattgtcagagggcttttattttgaaatggaaggactgagttaaaaaacaagcatttgttttttcttgtttgtgacAGATTAAGACATTGAAATTGTAGTGATACTCTAGGTGGTATAATGCCAAAATGATTCTAAAATACCATTTTctatttaatgaaaaatgtgcgcattatgtggaaaaaatagcCAAACTCATATTCTGTAAATGTACCATGGCTGAGCAGGACATGCTCAAACCTATTAACATGGgcacagaaatttaaaaaaaagcaatttctgCGATTCACACGTGTTGCTCCAGCCTGTTCTAATTCCGGAATCATCAAATATTGCCGCTTTAACAGTGCTTTTGACGTAAGATctcaatgccaaaagccacctttcatgtctgcatggatggcatcaggtgagAATGCAACAGTACAGAAACGGGCGTGGTGTTAATATAAGATGGCAAATAGCTAGATACTTCAGAAGGTAGCTCGACGGACCCTGTTGAGTGCACATGATACGCAGCAGGACTGCTGCAATTTGAAACACTGCTTGTAGCAAAATTATATAAGTAGCACAAGTGCATGTATAGTGCGGCCGGAAGGGATGGTGGgtaggtccaacaaaccccgaaCATTCGTGTGGGAGTGTAGTGTTTGCTCCTCGTCTGaatatgaatgtgtttttttatgtgttattcACTTAACCATGTGCTTCCcttccctaatcctaaccatctgtgccagtatgtgcgtttgttgacttGGCTTTGGTtgccttatgtttttttttttttgcctggacATAACtacatgcagcgtaatcccaccatgtgcttatgttgatatcacagtagcagcatacTGGAACTTTaagagcagacgcagaaggatacccagagcgtaatatgtagacgtgaaagtccactgcaaaattGCAATAAGTGACGACTTTGGATGAGAATTGGTTGGCTACTCATGCAGACAGTGTGGCCCAGGCATTAGGAAAGCATAGCATCTGTACCTCAATGCCATATCGTTGGCGTACTGATACCCTTAGGGCTGTGGTCATTGGAGGGATGACTCCAAAAGCATCCAGCAGAGGTAAACACAGACACTCCCCAGCTTCATGTGCTGTCTTACAAGTGAAGCAGGGAAGACACCAGAAGGCCAggcaacctgaaaaaaacaccacatttatGCTGAAGGATTGGGTTTATCCAAAAGGTTTAATGCTGtctctgatatttttttccaaatatctTTTCTTGAACTATTAGCCATCTTAAAGGTGTGCACAGCTCATTGCTACACTCAAACAGAAACAATTAAGCAAGTCAGAATGTTTCAGGGATTCGGTTTTAAGATTTGATGTCTCATATTATCTGACAGAAACCGCTGCCTTATTTTGCAGGATGCCATTGGTTTGTATTGTGATACGGAGCATCAAGAATGAAAAGACACAACGTTCCCAAATACATCCCTACACCCACTGATCCGCAAACTGCCATCTACGCCCAAGTTTGGATCATCAGGATGTTATCAACTTTGTGCACTACAGAGGTATTTACATGGTGAGttataaagacataaaaacatcatagtataatatgtcgtccaaaatggcataaaaacttGGTGGACATGGTGTAGTATGTTgtctgaaatagaaaaaaaaagcgttatagtatagtatgtcttcaaaaatggcattaaaaaggCCTTGTCATTGTCATGTCATtgaaaatggcctaaaaatctattaaaatagTGTGtcgtcaaaaatggcataaaaacagtATATTGTTCAAAATGGGCTGAAGATACATacaaatgtcatagtatagtacgtcgtccaaaatggcataaaaacattatagtacATTGGGTTATCAAAAAACGTCGCAGTTTAGCATGTAGTCTAAAATAGCACGATAATACACAAAgacttcatagtatagtatgtcatccaaaatggcacaaaaagacaaaaaaatcattttagtaTAGTAGATTCAAGAATGACAAGGCATGGTATTCCCAAAAACATCACTATACCCATTGATCTCCAAACTGCCATCTACACCCAGATGTGAATCATTAGGACGTTTTTGCACTACAGAGGTAGGTAGCCCTAGCATAACCCATGTGGAGCCTATTTTGGTAAACCAGCCCATGTGGGCCATAGTCATTATGGAACCTATTGACAAGTATAAAGGGGATATTTTTCCATCCATTTACTGCCCACATGGGCCCCACAAACAAATGTTGGCTGGGGTTAGGTGGTCagattgcataaaaaaatgaagtgcaCTTACACTGAGGCAGGTCTTGGAAGCAATCGCAGATGCCCGAGGTCCACTGGTTGGATGTTGTGGTCATGATGAGGGGCCTGGGCTGGGTCATAACCATCTTTCCAGACATGACTTAGGCTTCTGAAAAAAGTACAGATGACAGTAATTGTCAAGACAAAATCTTTGTTAAATGTAGGTGCTTCAGTTCAAGAGGCATATCTTTGTGTTATATACAATACAAAGGAAATATATACAAGGACAGCGGTAAATGtagaataaacacaaaaaacccaacttgGCAAACAAATGATGACTTGAAGTAACAAGACAATATGGTATAtatatctttgttttattttattatcttaaaTGAAAGTCTGTTGTCTTTGACCAATAAGGATCATGAATTTTCCcagtttttgtatgtttcatttATCGTAGGGGCATTACTTTTTTACCTACTTTAGTATTTCATAGGTGTAGAGCAAGCGTCTGTTTGTGGTTATTTCCAGAAACAATTATTTCATggctttaatgtatttttaaataagtgtCTTGGAAATCAGCTTTCATATTTGTTATTTGCTATAAAACAGTATCTTTAGGAGATAACATCAAAAGCTGCTTAATAGGCAATGATTTGCCAAGAAAACTGCAGTGTCATAGGAATCTAGTTTATTCATTAATCGAAGataaagtttaaattttaattctGTGGCCCAAGGAGCAGTGCCAGATTTCAGATCTCAgttttgaaacaaatgtaaGTTTTCAGCTCCTGACTTGTAGGAAAGAGAAGTGCACACTCATCAGTACACGGATCCGTCAAAAGAGTTAGACATTGCTGTATATGCCTCAGTCTTTGACCGTTCAGAAAACTAGATTAAACAGAGTTGTCAGTAGATGTGCAGGTGCATCGGTTAGACTTCTACTTATGCATAAATCCGTATGTTGCATTATTTCTTGAACAGCTACAGGATCATATGATAACTTActtgaaattaaaacattaaagtcttTGCTTGTATAACATTCCTATGACAGTTAAAGTTCAAAACATAAATCGttataactttttctttttacaaaaatgcaatgtGAGTATAAATTTGCATTCATCTGACCTGTCCTACAGCTGCACTGCATACTGTCAATATTCAATTATACCTTATATCACTATAAGAACTTAACAGTGCATTACCTTACCTTACTGTGACCAGATTTCAGTGAAGTGATGAGTTTGCAGGGCAGTGTGGCATCTTATAGACTCTCTGAAGAGCAGTGAACGTGACAGAACAGCACAGGATGCATGTCAGTGACTGGTCTGTCCAGTTGGACTCGTGTCCACACCTTCGACAGTCAGACATCAGACTATCTGACCGTCATGCATCCTTTATAACTCTAAGTCATCATTGTGCCTGAAATGCACATAACTTCTTAGACAGGGTATGTGATAAGAACAAAAGGGAATATCTTGAAACTGATCCTAATGTGTTGCTTTATGCCTTAGTTTCAGCAtttaaaagctgtaaaataGAAAGATGTGTGAAAAAGCTTATATTTTTGTAGTGTGTGAAAGTCCCTTTGGGAAGATGGaatattttgccaaaaatacaCAGAGTTGCTTGATTACGGTAGTTGTTGAACTTCAGGGTAAAGTATGTAATTCGACATtacatgaaaatgtcacagcatAGTATATTGTcatcacagaacaaaaaaatgtcatagtatacgaTGTCATCAAAAGGTACTTTCAGGTACCATTCCAACTCCCATTTTTGAGCATAGCATACTGTGTAGTCTGAAgtagtttaaaaacaaaaacctaaaaaggACTGAGCCGTTTTCTCAACACATAATGATATGGTGTGTCATGACATGCAAAACTTAgtgctttttagctgtttttgggacatgtcatattttgacattttcgccatactatagccttgctgttttggtcattttttcaacatgctattttatgggtttttggatggttttgggatgttttttcaacactgtatactatattAAAcctctatatgctatactaagtggttttcaggtgttttggggacatgtcaaatttagccaatttcgccatactatagccttgctgttttggtcattttttcaacatgctattttatgggtttttggtggttttgggatgtttttttcaacactgtatactataacacacctctatatgctatactaagtggttttcaggtgttttggggacatgtcaaattttgacattttcgccatactatagccttgctgttttggtcattttttcaacatgctattttatgggtttttggatggttttgggatgtttttttcaacactgtatagtataacatgcctctatatgctatactaagtggttttcaggtgtttttttggacatgtcaaattttgacatttcgccatactatagccttgctgttttggtcattttttcaacatgctattttatgggtttttggatagttttgggatgttttttcaacactgtatactataacacacCTCTATATGCTAtagtaagtggttttcaggtgtttttttggacatgtcaaattttgacatttttcgccatactatagccttgctgttttggtcattttttcaacatgctattttatggttttttgatggtttttggatgttttttcaacactgtatactatataaCACAcctctatatgctatactaagtggttttcaggtgttttttggacatgtcaaattttgacattttcgccatactatagccttgctgttttggtcattttttcaacatgctattttatgggtttttttggatagtttttggatgttttttcaacactgtatactataataTGCCTCTGCAtttatactaagtggtttttcaggtgtttttttggacatgtcaaattttgacatttttgccatactatagccttgctgttttggtcattttttcaacatgctattttatgggtttttggatggttttgggatgttttttcaacactgtatactataaacacttctatatgctatactaagtggttttcaggtgttttttggacatgtcaaattttgacattttcgccatactatagccttgctgttttggtcatttttcaacatgctattttatgggtttttggatgtttttggatgttttttttcaacactgtatactatataaCACAcctctatatgctatactaagtggttttcagctgttttttggacatgtcaaattttgacatttttttgccatactatagccttgcttttttggtcatttttttttcaacatgctattttatggtttttggatggttttggatgttttttcaacactgtatataacatgtttttctctatatgctatactaagtggttttcaggtgttttttggggacatgtgtcaaattttgacattttcgccatactatagccttgctgtttttggtcattttttcaacatgctattttatggggtttttttggattttttttttgggatgttttttcaacactgtatactataacatgcctctatatgctatactaagtggttttcagtgttttttggacatgtcaaattttgacatttttcgccatactatagccttgcttttttggtcattttttcaacatgctattttatgggttttttggatggtttttgggatgttttttcaacactgtatactataacacacttctatatgctatactaagtggttttcagctgttttttggacatgtcaaattttgacattttcgccatactatagccttgcttttttggtcattttttcaacatgctattttatgggggtttttggattttttggatgtttttttttcaacactgtatactataacacatGCCTCtatacatgctatactaagtggttttcaggtgttttttggacatgtcatgtcaaattttgacattttcgccatactatagccttgctttttttggtcattttttcaacatgctattttatggtttttgggatgtttttgggatgttttttcaacactgtatactatataaCACAcctctatatgctatactaagtggttttcaggtgttttttggacatgtcaaattttgacattttcgccatactatagccttgctttttggtcattttttcaacatgctatttttatggttttttggctgtttttggatgttttttcaacactgtatactataacatgcctctacatgctatactaagtggttttcaggtgttttttggacatgtcaaattttgacattttcgccatactatagccttgcttttttggtcattttttcaacatgctatttttatgggttttttggattttttttggatgtttttttcaacactgtatagtataacatgcttctatatgctatactaagtggttttcaggtgttttttggacatgtcaaattttgacattttcgccatactatagccttgcttttttggtcatttttttcaacatgctatttttatggtttttggatggttttttggatgattttttcaacactgtatactataactgCCTCTATATgctactaagtggttttcaggtgttttttggacatgtcaaattttgacattttcgccatactatagccttgcttttttggtcattttttcaacatgctattttatggtttttttggatttttttggatttttttcaacactgtatactataacatgcctctatatgctatactaagtggttttcaggtgttttttggacatgtcaaattttgacattttttcgccatactatagccttgctgttttggtcattttttcaacatgctattttatggttttttttggggcctgtttttggatgttttttttcaacactgtatactatataaCATGCTCtctatgctatactaagtggttttcagctgttttttttggacatgtcaaattttgacattttcgccatactatagccttgcttttttggtcatttttttcaacatgctattttatggttttttggccgtttttggatgtttttttcaacactgtatactaaatGCCTCTATGCCTCTATATGCTGCTATActagtggttttcagctgttttttggacatgtcaaattttttgacattttcgccatactatagccttgcttttttggtcattttttcaacatgctatttttatggtttttttggctgtttttggatgttttttttcaacactgtatatatacatgctctctacatgctatactaagtggttttcagctgttttttggacatgtcaaattttgacattttcgccatactatagccttgcttttttggtcattttttcaacatgctattttatgggttttggggatgtttttggatgtttttttttcaacactgtatatatataacacactctatgctatactaagtggttttcagctgttttttggacatgtcaaattttgacatttttcgccatactatagccttgcttttttggtcattttttcaacatgctattttatggttttttggatggttttggatgttttttcacacaCTGTGTATACTATATAACATGCTTCTTTATGCTattactaagtggttttcagctgttttttggacatgtcaaattttgacattttcgccatactatagccttgttttggtcatttttttcacatgctatttttatgggtttttggatgtttttggatgtttttttcaacactgtatactataacacacctctatatgctatactaagtggttttcagctgtttttttggacatgtcaaattttgacattttcgccatactatagccttgcttgtttttggtcatttttttcaacatgctattttatgggttttttggatgttttttgggatgttttttcaacactgtatactataacatgcctctactctacatgctatgctatactaagtggtttttcagctgttttttggacatgtcaaattttgacattttcgccatactatagccttgcttttttggtcattttttttttttcaacatgctattttatatggttttgaggcttttttttggatgtttttttcaacactgtatactataaatgcttctacatgctattatactaagtggttttcagctgttttttggacatgtcaaattttgacatttttcgccatactatagccttgcttttttggtttttttttcaacatgcttttttatgggtttttttgggcatgttttttggatgttttttcaacactgtatactataacatgcctctatgtgctatactaagtggttttcaggtgtttttggacatgtcaaattttgacattttcgccatatactatagccttgctgttttttggtcattttttttcaacatgctattttattggtttttttgggtttttgtttttttttggatgttttttcaaacactgtatactataaacacctctatatgctatactaagtggttttcagctgttttttggacatgtcaaattttgacattttcgccatactatagccttgctttttttggtcattttttcaacatgctattttttttttttttttttttttggatgttttttttcaactgtataCTATATAACATGCctctctacatgctatactaagtggttttcagctgttttttggacatgtcaaattttgacattttcgccatactatagccttggttttttggtcattttttttcaacatgctattttatgggtttttggccgttttttttggatgttttttttcaacactgtatactataacatgcttctatatgctatactaagtggttttcagtgttttttggacatgtcaaattttgacattttttcgccatactatagccttgcttttttggtcattttttttcaacatgctatattttatgggtttttggatggtttttttggatgtttttttttcaacactgtatactataaacatgttttcttctatgctatactaagtggttttcaggtgttttttttggacatgtcaaattttgacatttttcgccatactatagccttgtttttttggtcattttttcaacacattcaacatttttattttttatgggtttttggatttttggatgttttttttttcaactgtgtactgtatataacatgcctctatatgctatactaagtggttttcagctgtgtttttttggacatgtcaattttgacattttcgccatactatagccttgcttttttggtcattttttcaacatgcttttttatggtttttttgggtttttttggatttttttttttttcaacactgtatgctatataacatgcctctacatgctatactaagtggttttcagctgttttttggacatgt encodes:
- the ponzr4 gene encoding plac8 onzin related protein 4; protein product: MSGKMVMTQPRPLIMTTTSNQWTSGICDCFQDLPQCCLAFWCLPCFTCKTAHEAGECLCLPLLDAFGVIPPMTTALRVSVRQRYGIEGTICNDCVYSFFCGPCTWCQISREIKTRTNPITLINLTAS